From the genome of Flammeovirgaceae bacterium:
TCGTACAACCTTAAGGACTTTAGCCCAACGCTTTCGGGCAAGGCCGCGCGAATTTGGTTCCTGGAGAAGACCAATAAATTTTCCGCTGTAGGTTCGTGCTCAAATACAAAAAGCTCAGAAGGGGAAAATTCATTTTTGACGTTGGCCAGGTAGGCTTTTGATAAAATAAGCTTATGGTCCAATACCTTAATGACCGACTCCTGCACACAGGCCTTTAAAACTTTAAAGTCAAGGGTTATCCCCAGCCCGGGGATGAACCCATCGCTTTCCTGCTTCGCGTGCACGGTCACCTGCAGTTCATAGGAATGCCCATGAATGTTTTGGCAGCTTCCCGGGTAGGTGTAAATGGCATGGGCGGCTTCAAACCTAAAAATTTTGGTAATGGAAATCATGTTGTGGATGTTAACTATGGTTATTCTTGTTCTTCTCCTGTAGCCCCGTGTTATACAGGTTCAAAGCGGGCGGTAAAGTGCCTCAGGAAGGGCGGTTCATACGTGATCTGATATCCCCCCTTGCGGCCGGCCATGCCCAGGATATCATCAAATACATCGACCACATAATCAATATGGCTTTGCGTATAGGTCCTGCGGGGAATGGCCAACCTAACCAGTTCATGTTTTGCCGGGACCAATTTGCCGTTTTTGCCGTACTTGCCAAACATCACGCTCCCTATCTCCACGCAACGGATGCCGCCCTGCACATACAAGTCACACACCAATGCCTGCCCTGGGTATTGGTGGACAGGAATATTTGGGTACAGTTTGCCGGCATCGATATACACCGCATGTCCCCCGATGGGCCAAACCACGGGCACCCCTTTTGCCTTCAAATGTTCTCCGAGATAGGCCGTGCTCCGTATGCGGTAATGCAAATAATCCGGGTCGAATACCTCTTTAAGGCCAATGGCCATCGCTTCCATATCGCGGCCGGCCAGGCCACCATAGGTGGCGAACCCCTCCGAAATAATCAATAGGTTGATACATTTTCCACTCAACTCTTCGTCCTTAAGGGCAAGGAGGCCTCCTATGTTCACCATACCATCTTTTTTGGCGCTCATGACAAACGCATCGCCCAATTGCAACATTTTTTGGGCGATTGCCTCATAAGTATGCCCGCTGTACCCCTGCTCGCGGTGTTTTACGAAGTAACTGTTTTCGGCAATACGGCATCCATCTATCACCAGCATTACGTGGTGCTCATCACAAATTGAACGCACCTCCTCCATATTGCACATGCTCACCGGTTGGCCTCCCGAGGAATTGTTGGTCACCGTCATGATGACGGCCCCAATATTTTGCGCACCGTGCGCGAGGATAAGCCCCGACAATTTATCGGTGTCAATATTGCCTTTAAAATCCGATCCTTGCTCCAAATCGATGGACTCCGCAGACGGTATGTCTATGGCCGTGGCCCCGGTAAATTCAATATTTGCCCGGGTCGTGTCAAAATGGGTGTTGCTGATGAACACTTTGCCCTTGCCCCCAATGGTGCTATACAGTATCCTCTCGGCCGCCCTACCCTGGTGGGCGGGCAGGATATAGGGCATCCCCGTAAGGTCCCGGACCACGCGCTCAAGATGTTGCCAGCTTCTTGCCCCGGCATAGCTTTCGTCCCCGGCCAGCATCCCGGCCAACTGGCGGTCGCTCATGGCCCCCGTCCCACTGTCGGTCAACAGGTCTATAAACACATCGTCTGATTGGAGAAGGAAGGGGTTATAGTAGGCGGCCTTTAACTTGTCCAGGCGGTACCCTTCTGTGGTGACCGTCAAGGGCTCCACCATTTTAATTTTAAATGGCTCGGTCAGTGCCCTCTTTTTCTTCGGCATCATAGCGGCTCCTTTTTCCAATAAAGGACAAAATTATCCTTTTATATCGTGTTTATGGCGTTGTGGGCAAATTTTATATGACATAAATCCTAATGGAAGTTGACCGGGGTCATTCGGTCCCGGTAAAGGCAGGCCTAGTTTTATGGAAGTATACATTTGTGGTTTTACTATGATAAAAATCGATGCCAGGCACAAAGGCCTATTATTGGAAGCACTGGAAGAATTGATGTACAAACTCTCGTTGGAACTGGACGGGCTAAAAGGGCAACCGCTCAGCCGGTCAAGGAAAGAACTTACCCAGAAGCAGGCCCAAATAGAAGAGTTGCAACACCTGGTTTCTTCTTCAAGCCCTGAATGACGCACTGGCTGCCCGTGCCGTTCACATTTTTCCCTTTAACTTTATTAAAAGACCAATATATCTTTTATTTTTGGGTAAACGGCCTGCTAAAACATTGTTGATATTGCCCAGCCTTTTACATGACGGTTTCTGAATTATTGCGCATAGCCCCCCAGGCGGCCCCGACCCTAAAAAAATGGGGAATTGCCAGCGGGGATGGCGGCATACGGTTTGAGGAAGCCTGTAAAGAAGCCGGGGTGTTGCCGGGGGCTGTAAAGGCCAGGCTAAAGGCCGTGTGCCCTTCAACTTCCCCTGTTGAAGGCCTAACCGGCTGGCCGGCACCGGAGTTGATATCAAATAAGCTGGCGCAACACCACCAATTGATAAAAAGGTCAATAGCGGGCATCCGCGAATCCTTTCAGGAAGTATTCCGGCAATATGCACCCGTAAGGGCAGAATTGACCAAGATCAAACCGCTCATTGACAAGGTGGCCGAAGGCCTGGAACTACATATCCATACGGAAGGGAAAATCTTGTTCCCCGCCATAAAAAGAATGGCCACCGATAGCCCGGAAAAGGACGAAAGCGAGGGCAACGGGTTTCCCCTGGCATACCCCCTGGAAGCCATGGAAGACGACCATCGGGAAGCCCTTGCCGACCTGGGCAAGATCAGGATACTGAGCCGGGGCCATAGGGTGCCAGGGGGCACCAATTCCAACTTTCATTTGTTGTATACGCAGCTTCAACGGTTGGAAAAGCACCTTCGGCAAGCGGTTTTAATTGAAGACGGCATACTCTTTCCGGCAGCATTGAAACTGGAAGGCAAAACCATCAATGGGGCAACCCCATAAGGCAATATTTTTTGAACAATATTTTTTAAACGTTATTAAAATTTAAACCTACAACCATGGAACTTAACCAGGAAATACTAAGCAACATCGTGATATACATGAAGTATGCACGGTACATCCCCGAACTGCAACGCAGGGAATTATGGCCGGAAATATGTGCAAGGTATGAAAACATGATGGTGGAAAAGTACCCACAACTACAGGACGAAATCCAGGACAACATGCAATGGATATTGCAAAAGAAGATTTTGCCCTCCATGCGTGCCATGCAGTTTGCCGGGCCTTCCATCTCGCGCAACAACAGCCGCATATACAACTGTGCCTATTTGCCGGTGGACGACATCCGGGCATTTTCCGAAGCGATGTTCCTGTTGCTGGGCGGCACCGGTGTAGGATATTCCGTTCAATACCACCACGTGGGCGAATTGCCCCCCATTGAAAAGGCGGGGAAGCGCAGAAGGTTTTTGATTGGCGACAGCCTGGAAGGCTGGGCCGACTCCATTAAGATGATCATGAAGGCCTACTTTGGGCAAAGCAAGGCCATGCCCGATTTCGACTACTCCGATATCCGTCCGAAAGGTGCCCGCCTGGTCACCGCGGGTGGCAAAGCCCCAGGCCCGGAGCCCTTGAAAGTATGCCACGCCCATATCACGGCCATCCTCGACCGCAAAAAGGACGGGGACCATTTGACCCCCCTGGAGTGCCACGACCTTATGTGCCATATTGCCAATGCCGTGCTGGCCGGTGGGATACGCAGGTCGGCCATGATTTCCCTCTTCTCCCCGGAAGACGAGGAAATGCTTACCTGTAAGTTTGGCAATTGGTGGGAATTGAACGAGCAACGGGGCCGTGCAAACAACTCTGCCGTGCTGTCCCGTGACGAAACCACACAGGAAGAATTTTTTGACCTTTGGAAAAAAATAGAATTGTCAGGCACAGGGGAACCCGGGTTTTATTTTACCAACCATCCCGACTGGGGGACCAACCCTTGTTGTGAAATTGCCCTTCGCCCTTTCCAATTTTGCAACCTCTGTGAAGTAAACGTGTCCGATGTGGAAACCCAAGAAGAACTCAATGCACGTGCCCGGGCCGCTGGCTTCTTTGGCACCCTGCAGGCGGGGTTCACCGACTTTCATTACCTGCGCGAGGTGTGGAAGCAGACCACCGAGCAGGACGCGTTGATCGGGGTGGGAATGACCGGTATTGCCAGTGGCAAAGTGATGAAGCTCGACTTAAAAGAAGCGGCCGATGAAGTAAAGCACGTAAACGTGGAAGTCACCGCCAAAATAGGGATCGAATTTGCGGCACGGTGCACCACTATCAAGCCCTCCGGAACGAGCTCATTGGTGCTCGGCACTTCGTCCGGCATCCATGCGTGGCACAACGACTATTATTTGCGCAGGATGAGGATAGGAAAAAACGAGGCACTGTACGAATACCTGCGGGACCACCACCCAGAACTCCTGGAAGAGGATTTGCTCAACAGCAAGCAGGCCATCGTATGTATCCCACAAAAGGCACCAGAAAACAGTATCCTGCGCACCGAAAGCGCCATGGACCTGTTAGAGCGGGTAAAAACCTTTAATGTGGAATGGGTGCGCAATGGTTACCGGTTAGGGCACAATGCCAATAATGTATCGGCCACTGTGTCCATCAAGGAAAAGGAATGGAAGGAAGTGGGCGAATGGATGTGGGAAAACAAGGCCTCGTACAACGGATTGAGCGTGCTGCCTTACGACAACGGCAACTACAAGCAACCTCCTTTTGAGGACATCACCCGTGAACGGTACGAAGAACTGGAAAAGTCGCTTAAGAGCATCGACCTGTCGGCCATTTATGAACCCGATGATGCCACTGACCTGCAGGCAGAGGCTGCGTGCGCGGGCGGTGCCTGTGTGATCCAGTAACTTGCCATCTTTCTTACCCCAGTAAAAAGCCGGTGTGCCTGAGTTTTTGCTTCAGGCCATCGGCTTTGTTTTTGGCAAGCCAAAAAGATTGGGCCTTTCTTTTCATTACCTTTCCCAGGAAGCCTGAATGCCTCGGCCTTTGTGGTTAATGAAAAGAGCCTACATTGTATTCAATGTCCTTCAGGTAAAATTTTCCGTAGGTGAATTTTCCGTCAGGATAGTGCCAAACACCCTCCCCATAGGTTGGCAAATGCCTCCCTCCCACTAGCTTGTAGTTGGCCAGTGGCGTGGAAAAGCGGTATTGTTTCTTTTCGTTAATGTCATAGCGGTCGTCCGATACAAAATTTACCAACTGGCCATCCTCATTGAAATACAGCGTGGCAGAAACAAGGTTAGGTCCATTTTTAAAAGTGGCATGGGCCGAATTCTTATCGATGGGCAGCCATTCTATCCTTTTGTCGATCAAGGCAGCGGGAACGAACATGCACATATCGTTAAAAAAGGTAACTGTTTCCGCCTTGTCCATTTCCGGACCGGACGCCTGCGCCACGGGCACCAGTCCCAGCAACCTGATGTCCATCCCTGCCTTTCCATCCGCATAACGGTGGTACCCCATCACCGGCATGCCCCACTTCCTGGCCTTCATAAAAAAGAACCTGGAGGGGGCGGCAAAAAAATTGTACTGCAGGGAGCCAAAACCGAACCAATCCTCCCCCTTTCCCCTCATGTTTCCATCAAACACGATCCTGACGTTTTTTACCTTTGGCTGGTTCAGCGATCCGGAATACCTAATATATTTTTGCACCGGAAGGGGCAAATCCTTTATGTCTGCTTCGGTCAACAAGGCCACCCCGGCTTCGCCCGGGATACCGAGGTTCGATTTTACATCTTTGGCAAAACCGGATTCAAACCTTTGCCCACCCCAGCCCAGTATGACGGCCACCAGAAGGATGCCGTTCACCAGGGTCCCGAACTTTGCATCTTTCCAGGCTACGGCAATCAGCAACTGGGAAACCACTATGGC
Proteins encoded in this window:
- a CDS encoding 6-carboxytetrahydropterin synthase, giving the protein MISITKIFRFEAAHAIYTYPGSCQNIHGHSYELQVTVHAKQESDGFIPGLGITLDFKVLKACVQESVIKVLDHKLILSKAYLANVKNEFSPSELFVFEHEPTAENLLVFSRNQIRAALPESVGLKSLRLYETRDSFADWSEG
- a CDS encoding tryptophanase is translated as MPKKKRALTEPFKIKMVEPLTVTTEGYRLDKLKAAYYNPFLLQSDDVFIDLLTDSGTGAMSDRQLAGMLAGDESYAGARSWQHLERVVRDLTGMPYILPAHQGRAAERILYSTIGGKGKVFISNTHFDTTRANIEFTGATAIDIPSAESIDLEQGSDFKGNIDTDKLSGLILAHGAQNIGAVIMTVTNNSSGGQPVSMCNMEEVRSICDEHHVMLVIDGCRIAENSYFVKHREQGYSGHTYEAIAQKMLQLGDAFVMSAKKDGMVNIGGLLALKDEELSGKCINLLIISEGFATYGGLAGRDMEAMAIGLKEVFDPDYLHYRIRSTAYLGEHLKAKGVPVVWPIGGHAVYIDAGKLYPNIPVHQYPGQALVCDLYVQGGIRCVEIGSVMFGKYGKNGKLVPAKHELVRLAIPRRTYTQSHIDYVVDVFDDILGMAGRKGGYQITYEPPFLRHFTARFEPV
- a CDS encoding hemerythrin domain-containing protein — encoded protein: MTVSELLRIAPQAAPTLKKWGIASGDGGIRFEEACKEAGVLPGAVKARLKAVCPSTSPVEGLTGWPAPELISNKLAQHHQLIKRSIAGIRESFQEVFRQYAPVRAELTKIKPLIDKVAEGLELHIHTEGKILFPAIKRMATDSPEKDESEGNGFPLAYPLEAMEDDHREALADLGKIRILSRGHRVPGGTNSNFHLLYTQLQRLEKHLRQAVLIEDGILFPAALKLEGKTINGATP